A single Carettochelys insculpta isolate YL-2023 chromosome 2, ASM3395843v1, whole genome shotgun sequence DNA region contains:
- the EXOSC4 gene encoding exosome complex component RRP41: MAGLELLSDQGYRVDGRRAGELRKVRARMGVFAQADGSAYIEQGNTKALAVVYGPHEMRGSRSKALHDRALVNCQYSMATFSTGERKRRPHGDRKSSEMTLHLKQTFEAAILTQLYPHSQIDIYVQILQADGGNYCACVNAATLATIDAGIPMRDYVCASSAGFIEDTPLTDLNYVEEAAGGPQVALALLPKSDQIALLEMNSRLHEDHLEKVIEAASKACKDVYAVLDQVVRDHVQEVTTLLGE, translated from the exons AtggcggggctggagctgctgtcgGACCAGGGGTACCGCGTGGACGGGCGCCGCGCCGGGGAGCTGCGCAAGGTGCGCGCGCGCATGGGGGTGTTCGCCCAGGCCGACGGCTCCGCCTACATCGAGCAGGGCAACACGAAGGCGCTGGCCGTGGTGTACGGGCCGCACGAG ATGCGCGGTTCCCGCAGCAAGGCCCTGCACGACCGGGCACTGGTGAACTGCCAGTACAGCATGGCCACCTTCAGCACAGGGGAGCGCAAGCGCCGGCCCCATGGGGACCGCAAGTCCAGCGAGATGACGCTGCACCTGAAGCAGACCTTTGAGGCAGCCATCCTCACCCAGCTCTACCCCCACTCCCAGATCGACATCTACGTGCAG ATCCTGCAGGCAGATGGTGGAAATTACTGTGCATGTGTGAATGCAGCCACGCTGGCCACCATAGATGCAGGCATCCCCATGCGAGACTACGTGTGTGCCAGCTCTGCCGGCTTCATTGAGGACACGCCACTCACTGACCTCAACTACgtggaggaggcagctgggggacCCCAAGTGGCCTTGGCCTTGCTGCCCAAGTCAGACCAAATAGCCTTGCTGGAGATGAACTCACGGCTACACGAGGACCACCTGGAGAAGGTCATTGAGGCTGCCAGCAAGGCTTGCAAGGATGTCTATGCTGTGCTGGACCAAGTGGTGCGTGACCATGTGCAGGAGGTCACCACGCTGCTGGGGGAGTGA